TAAGCGCACAGCATCTGGGCGCACAAAGCGTTACCGTGATAAGCCAGCGTCCTCTTCTTGATGTCGAGGGAGTCAATTTTATAAGTGATAAAGACGGCGTTAGCCAGGCCCTTAACCAGCTAGCCAACGTTACGGATGCTCGCGGAATTTTAATGCTGACTGCGGGTAGCAAACTTGAGCCGCACGCCTTATTACTCTACGCAGAATACAGCCTGCGAGAACCGCAGGTAGCGGCCTGGTATTGCGATGAATATGTTGTTGATGAGTGCGGCGAGCCTCAGCTTTCCTTAAAACCGGACTGCGATATCGATTTGCTGCGTAGCGTGCCCTACATCGGCAGTACACTGTTCATTACCGTAGAAAGCTGGCGGGAGCACGGCGGGCTGTCTGCGTCGTACCCGCTGTTTGCCGGCTTAGATTTTTGTTGGCAACTGATTGAAAAACATGGCCCTGCGAGCCTTGGGCACGTTAATGATGTGCTGGTGAATGTCCCGCACAGGCTAGAAAGCCTGATCAAACAGCCGAAGATAAGCGCCGAGCTTGCCCAGGTGACGAACGCCCATTTCCAGCGCTGTGGTCTTGCTGCCCAGGCAGAAGCCAATGGCTACAATGGTGCGCTGCGGGTTGTATATCCACTGCCCGTCGAGCCTCTGGTTTCTATCATTATTCCGACCAGAGATCAGTTGCCGTTACTCAGGCAGTGCATCGAGTCCCTGGTTGAAGTGACGCGCTATCCGCATTACGAAATTATCATTGTTGATAATGACTCTCAGGATGAAAGCTGTCGGGATTATCTTAACCAACTGGCCGGTTTTTCACCCGACAGTATTCGAGTACTCCGCTGGAGTAAGCCGTTTAACTTTTCAGCGATGAATAACCTGGCGGCAGCGCAGGCGCGTGGGCAGGTGCTGTTGTTCTTAAATAACGATACCCAGTTGATGGATGCCGACTGGCTCACCAGCCTGCTTCGCCACGCGTTACGCCCTGAGGTCGGAGCAGTCGGTGCACGTCTGGAATATCCAGACGGGCGAGTTGAACATGGCGGGTTTATCAACGGTCTTGGGCTGGGAACTCAGGTTGCCAACCAGGGGGCTGGAGCAGAAGATGCCGGGTTCCTGTTACGGCTTCAAACGACCCGCGGCGCAGCGGCTGTAAGCGCAGCTTGCATGATGGTGCGTGCTGACGTGTTTGCGGAAGTGGGCGGTTTCGACGAGCAAAATTTCCCACTCTATCTCGGCGACGTGGATTTATGTTTGCGTTTGCGAGAGCTGCATTATTTAACCCTCTGGACACCGGACTCTCGTGTTAAGCATCTGGGAGGTGCGACGCGTTTGTTCACGGAAAAATTCGGCATTGCGGCTCACCCTGATGATGAGGTCTTCATTCGGCTGCAGGATAAATGGGGTAAGACGCTGGCCAAAGACCCGTTTTATAGCGGCCATCTGGCGCGGGTAGGGTCTCTCTTCCGTCTTGGGACTCGTACGGCGCGTATTCAACCTCCTTTGCCGGGCAACCCTCTGCCGGTGGTGATGGCATCACATGTTAACTGGACCGGCTGCGGCAACTATCGAGTGATGAAGCCCTGGCAGGCGCTTGAGCGGACACTGTGTCTCGAAGGCGGCGTAATACATGGCTTTCCCTCGGTTATGGAGGTTGCCAGCGTCCAGCCTGATATGCTGTTGCTCGAACTCCCACTCGACGATCGCTTACCGGCTATGATGCAGCAGTATCGCACGGTCAGCTCGGCCAAACTTGTGCTTGAGTATGATGACAATTATTTGAATCTCTCGGCGAAAAACGCCATGGCGTCTAACTTGCCAAAAGATATGCAGCGCCGCCTGCAGCTGCTTTCTGAGCAAGCTGACTGGCTGGTGGTTTCGACGGAACCGCTTGCTCATGCATACCGTGAGTTCCACAGTGATATTCGTGTGGCGCAAAACCGCCTCCATGTCGAGCAGTGGGCACATCTGAAGAGCCGTAAACGTGAGGGTAAAAAGCCTCGAGTCGGCTGGGCGGGAGGCAGCAGTCACACAGGCGATCTTGAGCTTTTATTGCCGCTCATGAAGGCGCTTGAGGATGAGGTCGACTGGGTATTTATGGGCATGAAGCCAGAGGGGGTACGCTGCGAATTCCATCTTGCGGTGCCGTTTGAGCTGTACCCGGAAAAACTGAGTACGCTGGATTTAGATCTTGCTCTGGTGCCGCTTGAGAATAACGTGTTCAACGAATGCAAAAGCAATCTTCGTTTGCTGGAGTTGGGCGCCTGTGGCGTACCGATTATCTGTACCGATATTGAACCTTATCGCGGTGATTTACCGGTTACCCGACTGCCAAACCGCTTTGCAACATGGTTAAGTGTTATTCGGGAGCAACTGGCCGATCGACAGGCGTTAAGCCTGCGTGGTGATGAGCTGCGAGCGGCTATCCACAAGGACTGGCTGCTGCAGAATGAAGGACTCAACGACTGGAAGCAGGCCTGGCTAGGCTAATTATTCATGATCGACAGCTTGCCCTGCGGGGCAAGCGTTAATGCCAGGATATAGCCCCCAATCCCCACGGTTATTCATCCCTTAGTTCATCCTGTCTGCGGCAGAATATCCATAATACCGGCCAGTGAGCCGTTTAACTTGCCTGACGGTGGCGGAGTCTTAGCCGTAGCCGTTCCTCATTTCAGGAAATGAAGATGTCACCTCAGCTTGAATATCCTTACCTCCTAATGGCCCCGAATTACCGTGAATCCTCTCTTGGTATTCAGGTAATGCACCGGCTTTGCCATAACATTAACGAGGCTGGGGGTAGAGCATGGATGGTGGGCTGCACGGTTAACCCGCAGTGGAATACGCCAGCATTAACCAATGAAGAGTATCAGACGCTCTTATCGGGAGACCTGCCGTGGATCGCTGTTTATCCCGAGGTGGTTTCGGGGAATCCACTTTCGGCGCCGATTTGTGTTCGCTATATGCTTAATCGTGAAGGCGTGATTGCGGGGAATACGATCGACGCTGGCCCTGACGATCTTTTTTTCTGGTATCGCGCAGAGTTTGCTGAGAAAGAGGCAACGCCTGATTTACTGAAAATTGAAAGCTATGACATCGATCTTTTTCAGGATGAGGGCGGTGTAAGAGATCGGGATCTTCTGTATGTCAACCGCGTGCCTGAAGACCGCATCGACTGGGCTCGTCTGCCGGCAAATATTACCGTGCTGTCAATGCGCAATCCTTTGTCATTTGAGCAGCTCGCCGCCGTGCTAAAGCGAGGACGCAGGCTTTATACCTATGAATCTTCAGGAACATGCATATTGGCAATGCTGTGCGGCTGTCCTGTTATAGGGCTTGAAGCACAGGGCTATGAAAAATATGCGCTCAATGAGAGCTTTTTGTCTGATTATGGTGAGTACAGTTTTACCAAAACCGATACTCCTGAATCACTTAATCAAGTGCGGCAGCACATGGGAGAATTTCGCGAAAATTTCCTTACCCAACGTGCCGTAACAGACCGTCAGTTTGAAGTATTCCTTCAACTTTCCCAGCGTGAAGCAGGGAAACTATCACAGCGCCAGTACCTCAGCACTTTAGCGGGTTGGGTAAAACATCGTTCGCTGCCGGTATTGCCCGATGTTCTGAACGCAAACAGGAAGATGCCCCGGCTGCTGGTGGTGATAAATCAAAACGAGTCGTCTCATGAAGCCGTTAGCGAGACGCTGAATTCTCTCCTTCCACAGCTGGTATCCTCCCCGGGAAGTAGAGTATTGGTTGTAGGCCAGAGTCTGGATAACTGCAGTGCAGACGAATGTGTAGAGTTCGTGGCCGAGCATGACTGGAAGCGGCGTGTACAACGTTACGCAGAACGCGCAGCATTTGACTGGTTGCACTGTATTGATGCCGGAGTGACCTACGCGGCGGAAGGATTAACGCTTTGCGCACGAGCGCTGTTATCCGTCGGAAGCTGTAAAGCGATTTATCCTGATGAAGTTTTGTTGAGTCAAGATGGCGGCTATAAACCAGCGTTTAAACCAGACTTCAATCTGGACCTTTTTTTAAGCTCTCCCCATCGTTATTTGCGACGGGGATTTATTGAACGCCAGGCGCTGCTGGATGTGGGCGGAATCTCCTCTGCCTTTAGCGGGGCCTTTGAGTTTGACCTGGCGGTCAAACTATTTAGCCGGTTTGACATTGCTGCTCTGGGCCATTTCAGCGAGCTGGTTTCTGTTGTCCCAGAAGCCATATTTGACATGACAAACGAGCGTGAAGAACAGCAGATCCTTGAGGCGTACTTGTCAAACCGTGGATTTGTTGCAGCCCAGGTGCTGCGTAAGTCCTCCTCAGGCGTGTGGAAGATAAGCTATGGATCGCCTTCAGCAGAAATGGTCAGCGTCCTGATGCTGGCTGGGGATACGCCAGCTTTGTTAACCCGTTGTGTGGTGAGCTTTATTCAAACTACGCCTTGGACGCATTATGAGATCATCATTGTTCAACCCCATACGGTCAATGAAGCGATGCGGCAGGCAATCGCTCATCTTGTAGAAAGCTATCCGGCTTGTGTTCGGGGGGCATGTTACGACGGAAACGCAAAACCCAGCGAGGATGTTGAACCAGGCGATTGAGACTGCGCGTGGTGACCTGTTACTGCTGGTCGATAATACTATGCTATTTGTGTTAGACAGCTGGCTACCAGAACTTCTCAACCATACCCTTCGCCCGGAGGTAGGCCTGGTCGGTCCCAAAATTATTAATACCAGCCAGCAAGTCTTCAGTGCCGGATTGATTCTTGGCGCTGAGGAGTGGGTAGCTCAGGCTGGATGGGGGGCTAACCTGAGAGATGAAGGTTATATGGCGCGCCTGCAGAGCGACCAAAATTATTCGGCTCTCAGTCATCTGTGCATTATGTTTCGAAAAGTGGCCTGGGAAGGCGCCGGCGGCTTTGACGAGAGTTACTCTTCCCTCGAACTGACGACCACGGCCTTTTGCCTTGCCGTGCGAGAAAGCGGTTATTTCGCCGTATGGACACCTTATAGCATTGTGGCTTCAGACAGAAACGTGGAGAGCTTTGCTGACTTACGCTACGGTGAGGAAAAACAAAGTATTATCGCTCGTTACGCGAGTCTGTTCCGCGATGACCCTGCTTATAACAAAAAGCTGTCTTTGCGCTTCCCGCTGTTTAAAGAAGAGAGAAATCTTTCGCAGCACTGGAACCCGGTAAGAGAGACCGGGATACCGACATTTTTAGTCATAGGGCGAGATTTTTCCGCAGGGAATGTCGCCAGATTTATTCAGCTGTGCGAAGCCACCGGGCAGCAGGGAAAAGCCAATTTTTGTCTTCTCGATAATTGCCCTTCCTTTACTGAAATATTGCGCCTATCCCCGCAGGGGATTGTGATTTTTGGCGACATCAGTAGCGAAATAAAGCAAGCGATAAGCCGATACAAAACGCTGTCTAAATGCAGCGTGAAATATTTGGTAAGCGAACGCGAGATACCCGCCGGTGAAGAAAGCATCCTGATAAAGGATGTTGTGGATAGCATGCTGGTGGAGAGTCTCGAACAAAAGGGACAATTAGAAAGAAGCGGTATAGTCACGCAGTTATTACCTCCAGCCCTTGTAGAAGATTGGTGCGCAATGCCGGAGAGCATTGAGGTCAAACGCATCAAAAAAGTGGCAGTTTGTATGCCCGATCAATTAAACCACGATGAGTGTGCCTTTTTGGGCAGGTATATTGAGCTGACGGCAGAGAAAGTGGACTGGGTTCTTTTAGGTGAGCATCCAGCACCGTGGCGCCCATGGGTAAAAGAGACCAGAAGGGTTCGTGGCGCAACACTTTCGCCTTTTCAACTCAATGAGATCAAAGCCGATTTGTTTGTTTTGCCGCAGCGGGCAGGGGAGGACTGGAGTGGCGACAACCACAGAACAATACGTGAGTTTGCTGCCTGCGGTATCCCGACATTGAAGCTGGAGATGACGGTCTGTCCTGATGGTAAAGACCTTAGTCTTTTCCTCTCAACCCTTGACCGTGAAGTGGCCGGGAATCTGGCTATTACAACCCAGAAATACTATGAGTTTACAGGATCTAAAGTGGATGCTTTTGTACGCATATTATCAACAGAGTGACGCAGCATGCCGTTAAGGAAATAGCGCTAAGAATTGGTGCTTATTGAGCCGATAGGTTTTGATCGGCTTCATTATGCTATCGGTAGCGCTATTTTACGTAACAGGTTGCTTCATGAGCAAGAATATCTACGTCACCAGCCCACTCCTTCCTCCGCTTGAAGAGTTTATTCCTTATCTTGAGCGGATTTGGGAAAATAAAAATCTAACCAATGGTGGCGTTTTCCATCAGCGTCTGGAGCGGGAACTGGCCGAGTATTTGGGCGTAGAGCACCTTTGCCTGTTCTCGAATGGTACGCTGGCGTTATTAACCGCATTGCAGGCCCTGCGCATTACTGGCGAAGTTATCACTACGCCATACTCATTTGTTGCCACCTCACACTCATTGCTATGGAATGGCTTAACGCCGGTGTTTGCCGATATCGATCCTGTTACCTGCAACATTGATCCGAATAAACTCGAGCAGCTTATTACGCCTGCAACATCCGCAATTTTACCGGTGCACTGTTATGGTATTCCTTGTGATGTTGAACGGATCCAGGGGATTGCGGATGCGTGGGGGTTAAAGGTCATTTATGACGCGGCCCATGCGTTTGGCGTTAAGCAGGATGGGCAAAGCGTACTGCGATACGGCGATCTGTCAATTTTAAGCTTCCACGCGACTAAAGTTTTTAACACTTTCGAAGGTGGCGCGATCATCTGTCCGGACGCCAAAATGAAGCAGCGTATTGATTACCTGAAAAACTTTGGCTTTGCGGGGGAAACGACGGTCGTTGCGCCAGGGATTAATGCCAAAATGAATGAGGTTCAGGCTTCATTTGGTCTGGTGCAATTACAGCATATCGATCGTGCATTGAATGAAAGAGAGCATATCTACAGGCGCTATTGTGAATTACTGGCAGACGTTCCTGAAATCAGCACGTTCAGTGCTCCGGACAACGTGGAATGGAACCACGCCTATTTTCCGGTATTGATTAATGATAGCTATCCGTTGAGTCGCGATGGTTTGTATGATTATCTGAAACAACATGACATTTATGCCAGACGTTATTTTTATCCATTGATCAGCACATTCTCTATGTATCGACATTTACCTTCTGCCCAGGCTGACTCTTTACCTGTGGCGAGCGCCGTATCGGAAAAAATATTATGCCTGCCCATTTTTCCGGGGCTAAAGGACGAGGATCTGCAACGTATCATCACCCTGATTCGTCAACCTATTGCTAACTCAACTACCCCTCTCTTAACGGATGATGTGGCATGAGATTAGGTATTTTAGGTGGCGGTGGATTGGGGCGGGAAGTCCTGGTCCTGGCCCGACAGATTAACTCCGCAGGCCGATGGAGTGAGATTTTTATCATCGATGACTTCATTGCGGCTAAAGAGATGCAGGGCGTTAAAGTCGTTCGTTCCTCTGAGGCGGTCTATGACGATGTAGAATTAGTTATTGCCATCGGTGAGCCCTCTGTCCGTGAAACGCTCGCTAAGCAATTTATAACGAAGTGTCCTCTTGCGACCTTGATTCATCCACAGGTATTTATTCCTGAAGATACGAAAATTAGCGCTGGTTGCATTATCTTTCCCGGTGTCTTTATCTCTTGCAATGTTACGCTGGGTGATAATTGTATTGTTCAAGCTCAAAGCGTTATTGCTCATGACTGTACGATAGGGGCGCACACGGTATTCGCCAGTCACGTTACGCTGGCTGGCCGTTGCCGTTTGGGAGAACGAGTATTTCTGGGAATGAGCTGTGCGGTAAAAGAGAACACAGAGATTGGTAACGATGTCATTATTGGTATGGGAGCGATGGTGTTTACTGCTATTTCGGACCGCAGTATTGCCCGTGGCAACCCTGCGGTCGTCACCGTTAATGAGTTGTGCAGAAAGGTATTTAACTCCCGCAATGAATGAGATAATTATGTCGTTTATGCCCAGCAATTAAAAATAATGTTTTTTTGTAAAAAGATGAGATAAATCGATAATCGATCAGAATTTCGACTTTTTGATGATAACCCCCAAATAACCCCCCATTTCACCCACTATTCATCCGATTAAAACCCCTGCAGAAACGGATAATCATGCCGATAACTCAACTAACGCAGGGCTGTTTAT
This region of Cedecea lapagei genomic DNA includes:
- a CDS encoding glycosyltransferase family protein: MLNQAIETARGDLLLLVDNTMLFVLDSWLPELLNHTLRPEVGLVGPKIINTSQQVFSAGLILGAEEWVAQAGWGANLRDEGYMARLQSDQNYSALSHLCIMFRKVAWEGAGGFDESYSSLELTTTAFCLAVRESGYFAVWTPYSIVASDRNVESFADLRYGEEKQSIIARYASLFRDDPAYNKKLSLRFPLFKEERNLSQHWNPVRETGIPTFLVIGRDFSAGNVARFIQLCEATGQQGKANFCLLDNCPSFTEILRLSPQGIVIFGDISSEIKQAISRYKTLSKCSVKYLVSEREIPAGEESILIKDVVDSMLVESLEQKGQLERSGIVTQLLPPALVEDWCAMPESIEVKRIKKVAVCMPDQLNHDECAFLGRYIELTAEKVDWVLLGEHPAPWRPWVKETRRVRGATLSPFQLNEIKADLFVLPQRAGEDWSGDNHRTIREFAACGIPTLKLEMTVCPDGKDLSLFLSTLDREVAGNLAITTQKYYEFTGSKVDAFVRILSTE
- a CDS encoding glycosyltransferase family protein, producing the protein MSPQLEYPYLLMAPNYRESSLGIQVMHRLCHNINEAGGRAWMVGCTVNPQWNTPALTNEEYQTLLSGDLPWIAVYPEVVSGNPLSAPICVRYMLNREGVIAGNTIDAGPDDLFFWYRAEFAEKEATPDLLKIESYDIDLFQDEGGVRDRDLLYVNRVPEDRIDWARLPANITVLSMRNPLSFEQLAAVLKRGRRLYTYESSGTCILAMLCGCPVIGLEAQGYEKYALNESFLSDYGEYSFTKTDTPESLNQVRQHMGEFRENFLTQRAVTDRQFEVFLQLSQREAGKLSQRQYLSTLAGWVKHRSLPVLPDVLNANRKMPRLLVVINQNESSHEAVSETLNSLLPQLVSSPGSRVLVVGQSLDNCSADECVEFVAEHDWKRRVQRYAERAAFDWLHCIDAGVTYAAEGLTLCARALLSVGSCKAIYPDEVLLSQDGGYKPAFKPDFNLDLFLSSPHRYLRRGFIERQALLDVGGISSAFSGAFEFDLAVKLFSRFDIAALGHFSELVSVVPEAIFDMTNEREEQQILEAYLSNRGFVAAQVLRKSSSGVWKISYGSPSAEMVSVLMLAGDTPALLTRCVVSFIQTTPWTHYEIIIVQPHTVNEAMRQAIAHLVESYPACVRGACYDGNAKPSEDVEPGD
- a CDS encoding glycosyltransferase encodes the protein MKSILICIDKFEHFNQIETTFCDVIEYFLQQNWQVDVVANKVGRYWLTRLENHAQHQHVRFVPPSEHELRAEYGLIWIFQGYVSEQLNFALRKQAIKGKVVFQHFDYYADIDLPYGADLENSLAWQSLYFSAQMHFVLADKGINSNKLRPLPLSFSPEFSANSDVQSRDGALKTALVIHSGNIPDSERQCEAFKVQGIELHYYNLDFAVEPVSAELMASYPLIITTGRFAVQAMRLGIPVVLANGYSTAGYLNQTNYPKLAEVAFSVRNGVAISDSADWARAVVEGYARARKWARELQKLVSKQCDLEHLLEGIVAALPPAETLSINDEESRSLELHRKVMEGLDHESVSVQGWLADRKPSPTRVAILHSFIQSYPEFGQIAVAVIDTDGDADKLAKTLQSLSAQHLGAQSVTVISQRPLLDVEGVNFISDKDGVSQALNQLANVTDARGILMLTAGSKLEPHALLLYAEYSLREPQVAAWYCDEYVVDECGEPQLSLKPDCDIDLLRSVPYIGSTLFITVESWREHGGLSASYPLFAGLDFCWQLIEKHGPASLGHVNDVLVNVPHRLESLIKQPKISAELAQVTNAHFQRCGLAAQAEANGYNGALRVVYPLPVEPLVSIIIPTRDQLPLLRQCIESLVEVTRYPHYEIIIVDNDSQDESCRDYLNQLAGFSPDSIRVLRWSKPFNFSAMNNLAAAQARGQVLLFLNNDTQLMDADWLTSLLRHALRPEVGAVGARLEYPDGRVEHGGFINGLGLGTQVANQGAGAEDAGFLLRLQTTRGAAAVSAACMMVRADVFAEVGGFDEQNFPLYLGDVDLCLRLRELHYLTLWTPDSRVKHLGGATRLFTEKFGIAAHPDDEVFIRLQDKWGKTLAKDPFYSGHLARVGSLFRLGTRTARIQPPLPGNPLPVVMASHVNWTGCGNYRVMKPWQALERTLCLEGGVIHGFPSVMEVASVQPDMLLLELPLDDRLPAMMQQYRTVSSAKLVLEYDDNYLNLSAKNAMASNLPKDMQRRLQLLSEQADWLVVSTEPLAHAYREFHSDIRVAQNRLHVEQWAHLKSRKREGKKPRVGWAGGSSHTGDLELLLPLMKALEDEVDWVFMGMKPEGVRCEFHLAVPFELYPEKLSTLDLDLALVPLENNVFNECKSNLRLLELGACGVPIICTDIEPYRGDLPVTRLPNRFATWLSVIREQLADRQALSLRGDELRAAIHKDWLLQNEGLNDWKQAWLG
- a CDS encoding acetyltransferase, translated to MRLGILGGGGLGREVLVLARQINSAGRWSEIFIIDDFIAAKEMQGVKVVRSSEAVYDDVELVIAIGEPSVRETLAKQFITKCPLATLIHPQVFIPEDTKISAGCIIFPGVFISCNVTLGDNCIVQAQSVIAHDCTIGAHTVFASHVTLAGRCRLGERVFLGMSCAVKENTEIGNDVIIGMGAMVFTAISDRSIARGNPAVVTVNELCRKVFNSRNE
- a CDS encoding DegT/DnrJ/EryC1/StrS family aminotransferase, with amino-acid sequence MSKNIYVTSPLLPPLEEFIPYLERIWENKNLTNGGVFHQRLERELAEYLGVEHLCLFSNGTLALLTALQALRITGEVITTPYSFVATSHSLLWNGLTPVFADIDPVTCNIDPNKLEQLITPATSAILPVHCYGIPCDVERIQGIADAWGLKVIYDAAHAFGVKQDGQSVLRYGDLSILSFHATKVFNTFEGGAIICPDAKMKQRIDYLKNFGFAGETTVVAPGINAKMNEVQASFGLVQLQHIDRALNEREHIYRRYCELLADVPEISTFSAPDNVEWNHAYFPVLINDSYPLSRDGLYDYLKQHDIYARRYFYPLISTFSMYRHLPSAQADSLPVASAVSEKILCLPIFPGLKDEDLQRIITLIRQPIANSTTPLLTDDVA